One window of Burkholderia thailandensis E264 genomic DNA carries:
- a CDS encoding AAA family ATPase gives MSVVDERFAWTGGLADRLPEPADFGLALAEGFARRIGMLSRRVGASAAAARWAARAAFAASRATAAGHVCVSLRALAQRYDEPFADVRDALAASGVTAFDSIARGAERPLVVDRDGRLYLARYFEYETRLASALVARARCGGAQAGDAGELMPEALGERLVRYFGPQKERGVDWQRVAALVALTGRVTIVSGGPGTGKTTTVVGVIACLLDAHPDLRIALAAPTGKAAQRMQEALHARAGSLPAELAARLPRTSYTLHRLLGGGPGGRFAHHRDNPLPYDLVVVDEASMIDVALAAHLLDALAPNARLVLLGDKDQLAAVEAGAVFAELSARPAFSSATCATIARALGVGEAEFVAALPQGGVLHAADAANAGASADARATSVDTGAAALAARATGAVAAAKVAPEAPAQRAPAPRAGRRGGGRESKRGVDDAQGWLFAFEDEDAFSAEASGAGASGADESGAEALGVGTSGADAQDVGTSSIDRRDDRASLDTPRRRRDALATHVRADSPGARDIENAAYVHAQADEAGVADLPWDASFAEPAAWIEAGELEWLDNADFSISEGASANAGSDERRTATATDASAGGARAQAGRVPAAHAGPDIEPQASAPANPAGAPSPDADAAAAPLTDCVIWLERNYRFGLDSPIGRLSLAIRRGAVQDALDALSTADDAAARWCDDGGATLSAATVGQLARGFAGYAAALRDALATPDPDPLPLFDVLNRFRVLCATRTGARGADEVNALVAAEVRRAVRVPLALGAHWFAGRPVMVTRNDYALGLFNGDIGIALPGARGALRVWFRGADGRARAVSPAALPPHDTAFALTVHKSQGSEFDDAALVLPASFNRVLSRELVYTAITRARSRVRVIGARAVLALAIATRTARDSGLAARIADALRTR, from the coding sequence ATGAGCGTGGTCGACGAACGTTTCGCATGGACGGGCGGTCTGGCGGACCGCCTGCCCGAGCCGGCCGATTTCGGGCTCGCGCTTGCCGAAGGTTTCGCGCGCCGGATCGGGATGCTGTCGCGCCGCGTCGGCGCGAGCGCCGCGGCCGCGCGCTGGGCGGCGCGCGCGGCGTTCGCCGCGAGCCGCGCGACGGCGGCGGGGCACGTCTGCGTGTCGCTGCGCGCGCTCGCGCAACGCTACGACGAGCCGTTCGCCGACGTGCGCGACGCGCTCGCCGCGAGCGGCGTGACCGCGTTCGACAGCATCGCGCGCGGCGCCGAGCGTCCGCTCGTCGTCGACCGCGACGGCCGGCTGTATCTCGCGCGCTACTTCGAATACGAGACGCGGCTTGCGAGCGCGCTCGTCGCGCGCGCCCGGTGCGGCGGCGCGCAAGCGGGCGATGCCGGCGAATTGATGCCCGAGGCGCTCGGCGAACGGCTCGTCCGCTATTTCGGGCCGCAGAAGGAGCGGGGCGTCGACTGGCAGCGCGTCGCGGCGCTCGTCGCGCTCACGGGCCGGGTGACGATCGTGAGCGGCGGGCCGGGCACCGGCAAGACGACGACGGTCGTCGGCGTGATCGCGTGTCTGCTCGACGCGCACCCCGACTTGCGGATCGCGCTCGCCGCGCCGACCGGCAAGGCGGCGCAGCGGATGCAGGAGGCGCTGCACGCACGCGCCGGCAGCCTGCCGGCCGAGCTCGCGGCGCGTCTGCCGCGCACGTCCTATACGCTGCACCGGCTGCTGGGCGGCGGTCCGGGCGGGCGCTTCGCGCATCATCGCGACAACCCGTTGCCATACGATCTCGTCGTCGTCGACGAGGCGTCGATGATCGACGTCGCGCTCGCCGCGCACTTGCTCGATGCGCTCGCGCCGAACGCGCGCCTCGTGCTGCTCGGCGACAAGGATCAGCTCGCGGCCGTCGAGGCGGGTGCGGTGTTTGCCGAGCTGAGCGCGCGTCCCGCGTTCAGCTCGGCGACGTGCGCGACGATTGCGCGCGCGCTCGGCGTCGGAGAGGCCGAATTCGTGGCGGCGCTGCCGCAGGGGGGCGTTCTGCATGCGGCCGATGCGGCGAACGCGGGCGCGAGCGCGGACGCACGCGCGACTTCGGTCGACACGGGCGCGGCGGCGCTGGCCGCACGAGCGACGGGTGCCGTCGCCGCGGCGAAGGTCGCGCCGGAAGCCCCGGCTCAGCGCGCGCCGGCGCCGCGCGCGGGCCGGCGCGGCGGCGGGCGCGAATCGAAACGGGGTGTCGACGACGCGCAGGGATGGCTGTTCGCGTTCGAAGACGAAGATGCGTTCAGCGCGGAGGCGTCAGGTGCCGGTGCGTCAGGCGCCGATGAGTCGGGCGCGGAGGCGTTGGGCGTCGGTACGTCGGGTGCCGATGCGCAGGATGTCGGCACGTCGAGCATCGATCGCCGCGACGATCGTGCATCGCTTGATACCCCGCGCCGCCGGCGTGACGCGCTCGCCACGCATGTTCGAGCGGATTCGCCGGGCGCGCGCGACATTGAAAACGCCGCGTACGTGCACGCACAGGCCGATGAAGCCGGCGTCGCCGATTTGCCGTGGGATGCGTCTTTCGCCGAGCCCGCCGCGTGGATCGAGGCTGGCGAACTCGAGTGGCTCGACAACGCGGACTTTTCGATATCCGAAGGCGCTTCGGCGAATGCCGGCTCCGATGAGCGGCGAACCGCGACGGCAACGGATGCAAGCGCCGGCGGCGCGCGCGCACAGGCCGGCCGGGTGCCCGCCGCCCACGCCGGGCCGGATATCGAACCGCAAGCGTCGGCACCGGCGAACCCGGCCGGGGCCCCGTCACCGGACGCCGATGCCGCCGCCGCGCCGTTGACCGACTGCGTCATCTGGCTCGAACGCAATTACCGCTTCGGCCTCGACTCGCCGATCGGCAGGCTGTCGCTCGCGATCCGCCGCGGCGCCGTGCAGGACGCGCTCGATGCGTTGTCGACGGCCGACGACGCGGCCGCGCGCTGGTGCGACGACGGCGGCGCGACGCTGTCGGCCGCGACGGTCGGGCAACTCGCGCGGGGCTTCGCCGGCTACGCGGCCGCGTTGCGCGACGCGCTCGCGACGCCCGATCCCGATCCGCTGCCGCTCTTCGACGTGCTCAACCGCTTTCGCGTGCTCTGCGCGACGCGAACGGGCGCGCGCGGCGCGGACGAGGTCAACGCGCTCGTCGCGGCCGAGGTGCGGCGAGCGGTGCGCGTGCCGCTCGCGCTCGGCGCGCACTGGTTCGCGGGGCGGCCCGTGATGGTGACGCGCAACGATTACGCGCTCGGACTCTTCAATGGCGACATCGGCATTGCGCTGCCCGGCGCGCGTGGCGCGTTGCGCGTCTGGTTCCGCGGCGCGGACGGCCGCGCGCGCGCGGTGTCGCCCGCCGCGCTGCCGCCGCACGATACGGCGTTCGCGCTGACCGTCCACAAATCGCAGGGCTCGGAGTTCGACGACGCGGCGCTGGTCCTGCCCGCGTCGTTCAACCGTGTGCTGTCGCGCGAGCTTGTCTACACCGCGATCACGCGCGCGCGCTCGCGCGTGCGCGTGATCGGCGCGCGCGCGGTGCTCGCGCTCGCGATCGCGACGCGCACGGCGCGCGATTCCGGTCTCGCCGCACGGATCGCCGATGCGCTGCGCACACGATAG
- the recB gene encoding exodeoxyribonuclease V subunit beta: MSHAAQSGLPSSELDVFACPLDGVNQIEASAGTGKTWNICALYVRLLLEKDLGADEILVVTFTKAATAELHERIRARLAQLAHALDTGDDGGDPFVARLFETTLAPGRGLDPQTAAKRVRRALRAFDQAAIHTIHAFCQRALQEAPFAAAMPFAFEMEADDGALRFELAADFWRTRVEPVAAAQPAFAEWLVEYGAGPAALDAQLARRLKKPLARLRWDGLHAADDGAESTARAHFDAAAAIWRDERGVLDALLADAQPSLNQRSHKPDAVSEALDAWARYFEQASAVAALPRAALKLTQSSLEKATKKGGATPRHAFFDVAQALEAAVAALEAAQRARWLSLVEQWLDTAPAELAQRKRTRRVVSFDDLLANLYRALDAHPWLRETLRARYPAALIDEFQDTDPLQFAIFDTIFAPAGPLFLVGDPKQAIYSFRAADLHTYLAARARASARYTLAVNQRSTPAIVDACNRVFGANPRAFVLDGLDYEPVRAGSRVRAPLVDATDPLAGAGDFRVWTLPAGDDVLTKRDAQRHAAHACAAEIARLMRGARERAVTLGGEPLAASDIAVLVQTHRQGSLVKRVLAAWGIGSVELAQASVFATIDAEQLERVLAAIDAPGDLRRLRSALASDWFGLDAAALWRLEQGDAGPGGTEDAAGDASGNDGHARAAAAGAVAPPSADTDAMGWVERFSRYRLLWRERGFAVMWRTLASELRIAERLMAGPDGERRVTDINHLAELTQARASAQPGIAPTLRWLAAQRFDGGGDDAQLRLESDRNLVQIVTVHKSKGLEYAIVFCPFLNDGGLREPPGSGLPDAREYHDESGVAVLHYGCDEEAAERASREAAREQAAERARLVYVALTRAVYRCYLVAGTYQSSRSTKEARRSVLNWLVAGAGRDFDAWLKEPPEDAELAVRWQALAGGPVTLGALPVPARREPLEAGHDANATRAARRAKRGLRDAWRIASFSSLASAIARDESGVARAADDEMRPDHDALAAAVGADVLDAFDTLDAAGAIVEAAAIASEPAEDDILAFPRGAAAGECLHRLLELSDFSDASTWPPAAQRALHERPVEAEPALAGRLPAMMTRLVADLAATELVPGMRLAALDPARRLTEMEFLFPAPALDFNALRRLLAAHGYPDVALEAGTLAGFIKGFIDMIVEHDGRFWIVDWKSNHLGTTPDAYGERALDAAMAHHAYHLQALLYTVALHRYLRVRMRDYDYDAHVAGYLYLFVRGVRPDWRSGGASAGVHARRPARALIEALDALMLEGGA; this comes from the coding sequence ATGAGCCATGCAGCGCAATCCGGCCTGCCGTCGAGCGAGCTCGACGTCTTCGCGTGCCCGCTCGACGGCGTGAACCAGATCGAGGCGTCCGCCGGCACCGGCAAGACGTGGAACATCTGCGCGCTGTACGTGCGCCTGCTGCTCGAAAAGGATCTCGGCGCGGACGAGATTCTCGTCGTCACCTTTACGAAGGCGGCGACGGCCGAGTTGCACGAGCGGATTCGCGCTCGCCTCGCGCAGCTCGCGCACGCGCTCGACACGGGCGATGACGGCGGCGATCCGTTCGTCGCACGCCTGTTCGAGACGACGCTCGCGCCCGGGCGCGGCCTCGATCCGCAAACGGCCGCGAAGCGCGTGCGCCGCGCGCTGCGCGCGTTCGACCAGGCGGCGATCCACACGATCCACGCGTTCTGTCAGCGGGCGTTGCAGGAAGCGCCGTTCGCGGCGGCGATGCCGTTCGCGTTCGAGATGGAGGCGGACGACGGCGCGCTGCGCTTCGAGCTGGCCGCCGATTTCTGGCGCACGCGCGTCGAGCCGGTCGCGGCGGCCCAGCCGGCGTTCGCCGAGTGGCTCGTCGAATACGGCGCGGGGCCCGCGGCGCTCGACGCGCAGCTCGCGCGGCGGCTGAAGAAGCCGCTTGCGCGATTGCGCTGGGACGGGCTGCACGCGGCTGACGACGGTGCGGAAAGCACCGCGCGCGCGCACTTCGATGCGGCGGCCGCGATCTGGCGTGACGAGCGGGGCGTGCTCGATGCGCTGCTCGCCGACGCGCAACCCTCGTTGAACCAGCGCTCGCACAAGCCGGACGCCGTGAGCGAGGCGCTCGACGCGTGGGCGCGCTACTTCGAGCAGGCGAGCGCGGTGGCTGCGTTGCCACGCGCGGCGCTCAAGCTCACGCAGTCCTCGCTCGAGAAAGCGACGAAAAAGGGCGGCGCGACGCCGCGCCACGCGTTCTTCGACGTCGCGCAGGCGCTCGAGGCGGCCGTCGCTGCGCTCGAGGCCGCGCAGCGCGCGCGCTGGCTGTCGCTCGTCGAGCAATGGCTCGACACCGCGCCCGCCGAGCTTGCGCAGCGCAAGCGCACGCGCCGCGTCGTATCGTTCGACGATCTGCTCGCGAACCTGTATCGCGCGCTCGACGCGCATCCGTGGTTGCGCGAGACGCTGCGCGCGCGCTATCCGGCCGCGCTCATCGACGAATTCCAGGATACGGACCCGCTGCAGTTCGCGATCTTCGACACGATCTTCGCGCCTGCCGGCCCGCTCTTTCTCGTCGGCGATCCGAAGCAGGCGATCTACAGCTTCCGCGCGGCGGACCTGCACACGTATCTCGCCGCGCGCGCGCGGGCGTCCGCGCGCTACACGCTCGCGGTGAACCAGCGCTCGACGCCCGCGATCGTCGATGCGTGCAACCGCGTGTTCGGCGCGAACCCGCGCGCGTTCGTGCTCGACGGGCTCGATTACGAGCCGGTGCGCGCGGGCTCGCGCGTGCGCGCGCCGCTCGTCGACGCGACCGATCCGCTCGCCGGCGCGGGCGACTTCCGCGTCTGGACGCTGCCCGCCGGCGACGACGTGCTGACCAAGCGCGATGCGCAGCGGCACGCCGCGCATGCATGCGCGGCGGAGATCGCGCGGCTGATGCGCGGCGCGCGCGAGCGTGCGGTGACGCTCGGCGGCGAACCGCTCGCGGCGTCCGACATTGCGGTGCTCGTGCAGACGCACCGGCAAGGCAGCCTCGTGAAGCGCGTGCTGGCCGCGTGGGGGATCGGCAGCGTCGAGCTCGCGCAGGCATCGGTGTTCGCGACGATCGATGCCGAGCAACTCGAGCGCGTGCTGGCGGCGATCGACGCGCCGGGCGATCTGCGGCGTCTGCGCTCGGCGCTCGCGTCTGACTGGTTCGGACTCGACGCGGCGGCGCTCTGGCGTCTCGAACAGGGCGACGCGGGGCCGGGCGGTACCGAAGACGCCGCAGGCGATGCGAGCGGGAACGACGGCCATGCGCGCGCCGCGGCGGCGGGCGCGGTTGCGCCGCCGTCCGCGGACACCGACGCGATGGGTTGGGTCGAGCGCTTCTCGCGCTACCGGCTGCTGTGGCGCGAGCGCGGCTTCGCGGTGATGTGGCGCACGCTCGCCAGCGAGCTGCGTATCGCCGAGCGGTTGATGGCGGGGCCGGACGGCGAGCGGCGCGTGACCGACATCAATCATCTGGCCGAACTGACGCAGGCGCGCGCGTCCGCGCAGCCGGGCATCGCGCCGACGCTGCGCTGGCTCGCCGCGCAGCGCTTCGACGGCGGCGGGGACGATGCGCAACTGCGGCTGGAATCCGATCGCAATCTCGTGCAGATCGTCACCGTCCACAAGTCGAAGGGGCTCGAATACGCGATCGTGTTCTGCCCGTTCCTGAACGACGGCGGGCTGCGAGAGCCGCCCGGTTCCGGCCTGCCCGACGCGCGCGAATATCACGATGAGTCGGGCGTCGCGGTGCTGCATTACGGCTGCGACGAAGAAGCGGCCGAGCGCGCGTCGCGCGAGGCGGCGCGCGAGCAGGCGGCCGAGCGCGCGCGGCTCGTCTACGTCGCGCTCACGCGCGCGGTCTACCGGTGCTATCTGGTCGCGGGCACCTACCAGTCGTCGCGCTCGACGAAGGAGGCGCGACGCAGCGTGCTGAACTGGCTCGTCGCGGGCGCGGGCCGCGATTTCGATGCGTGGCTGAAGGAGCCGCCCGAAGACGCGGAGCTCGCCGTGCGCTGGCAGGCGCTCGCCGGCGGCCCGGTGACGCTTGGCGCGCTGCCGGTGCCCGCGCGTCGCGAGCCGCTCGAGGCTGGACACGACGCGAACGCGACGCGAGCCGCGCGGCGCGCGAAGCGCGGGCTGCGCGACGCATGGCGGATCGCGAGCTTCAGCTCGCTCGCGTCGGCGATCGCGCGCGACGAGAGCGGTGTCGCGCGTGCGGCCGACGACGAGATGCGCCCCGATCACGACGCGCTTGCGGCGGCGGTCGGCGCGGACGTGCTCGATGCGTTCGATACGCTCGATGCGGCGGGCGCGATCGTAGAGGCCGCGGCCATCGCGAGCGAGCCCGCCGAAGACGATATCCTCGCGTTTCCGCGCGGCGCGGCGGCGGGCGAATGCCTGCACCGGCTGCTCGAGCTGAGCGATTTTTCCGACGCGTCGACGTGGCCGCCGGCCGCGCAGCGCGCGTTGCACGAGCGCCCTGTCGAAGCGGAGCCCGCGCTTGCCGGGCGGCTGCCCGCGATGATGACGCGGCTCGTCGCCGATCTCGCGGCAACGGAGCTCGTGCCGGGCATGCGCCTGGCGGCACTCGACCCGGCGCGGCGGCTGACGGAAATGGAATTCCTGTTTCCCGCGCCCGCGCTCGATTTCAACGCGTTGCGGCGGTTGCTCGCCGCGCACGGCTATCCGGACGTCGCGCTCGAAGCCGGCACGCTCGCCGGGTTCATCAAAGGATTCATCGACATGATCGTCGAGCACGACGGCCGCTTCTGGATCGTCGACTGGAAGTCGAACCATCTCGGCACGACGCCCGACGCGTACGGCGAGCGCGCGCTCGACGCCGCGATGGCGCACCACGCATATCATCTGCAGGCGCTGCTCTATACGGTCGCGCTGCATCGCTATCTGCGCGTGCGGATGCGCGACTACGACTACGACGCGCATGTCGCGGGCTACCTGTACCTGTTCGTGCGCGGCGTGCGCCCCGATTGGCGAAGCGGCGGCGCGAGCGCCGGCGTGCACGCGCGCCGGCCCGCGCGCGCGCTGATCGAGGCGCTCGACGCGCTGATGCTCGAGGGGGGCGCATGA
- the recC gene encoding exodeoxyribonuclease V subunit gamma, producing MLHLFYSNRHETLAAALLDDLAFASDGAGPWAAQQVIVPSAALRRRLELDVAKRHGVCANVRFSYLAQWLWAQIGEVLTVPAHSPFAPDRLVWRCYRLLSDDGAAPWRGSPRLAAYLAAADAPMRHELAQRIATVFDHYLTYRPEWLAQWQDGESIFALEGAPRHGGEAARDDEAWQAALWRALLAELSDSGMPPAHRFLREAGTFDPGVIAHAQAKWPDAVSVFALPTMPPLHIALLRELSRWIDVRIYALNPCREFWFDIVTAARVESLDAADQLDYQQVGHPLLAEWGRQTQAQLHMLHELTESAAASDASRYAENPAPTWLARVQNAILDLQPEDALGAPLAERGVEVHVCHSLARQLEVLHDRLLAWFDADPSLAPSDVLVAMPDLAAAGPLIDAVFGTSSGADAARIPYRITGLPPSHANPVARVLLDWLALPERNVGAPELVEWLRADAIAARYGIDATALETVQTWLAASGARRGLAPDAVEPPNAAVPAPRHTFADALTRLFLGYAMPDGAAPVSTWLPIAGAEGGEAELLGRLARFTDDLDGFAQRIARDLTPQDWGDVFADALARFFDSGPAFADALSGVRDALDAMLAAMAEGAGRAELPAAVVRAGLAAALDDPARGGVPWGGVTFSSLTSLRGLPYRIVCLIGMDDGVLPSLARADEFDLMAVFAKLGDRQRRDDERNLFLDLLLAARDRLLIAYTGRSIRDNAPLPPAALVDELLDHLATVSAGPDASPDAVDAARRAFVIEHPLQPFSADYFAPGGALFTYDASRAALARLLAEGGRAQALPFFSEPLPAEPAEPVAFADFERFWRHPARSLLRARLGIVLWDAQAELVDTEPFELDYAGSDALAGRVLPLLIETADAGAFEHALRVADASPEVPGGATGAVRRDHELDALAQLAGNVRRALADGAARVPFALDVAPAWPAAGDAPWFGEHDAALASAATREPLRLHGALARLTAAGQVIYRYARPGARDYLSAWLAHLVYCAIDPAGPRRTLWFGCGDTFEFAPVAAPLEQLAPLAALFRAGRRMPLAFFPRSAWALVSESESKAAGVWINDRVAGEADDAALALAWRGANPSLDEPFGALAHLVFDPLVEHLRRAS from the coding sequence ATGCTCCATCTCTTCTACTCGAACCGCCACGAAACGCTGGCCGCCGCGCTGCTCGACGATCTCGCCTTCGCGTCGGACGGCGCGGGCCCCTGGGCCGCGCAGCAGGTGATCGTGCCGAGCGCGGCGCTGCGCCGGCGGCTCGAGCTCGACGTCGCGAAGCGGCACGGCGTGTGCGCGAACGTGCGCTTCAGCTATCTCGCGCAATGGCTGTGGGCGCAGATCGGCGAGGTGCTGACGGTGCCCGCGCACTCGCCGTTCGCGCCCGATCGTCTCGTCTGGCGCTGCTACCGGCTGCTGTCGGACGACGGCGCCGCGCCGTGGCGCGGCTCGCCGCGGCTCGCCGCGTACCTGGCCGCGGCCGATGCGCCGATGCGCCACGAGCTCGCGCAGCGGATCGCGACGGTGTTCGACCACTACCTCACGTATCGCCCGGAATGGCTCGCGCAATGGCAGGACGGCGAATCGATCTTCGCGCTCGAAGGCGCGCCGCGCCACGGCGGCGAGGCCGCACGCGACGACGAGGCGTGGCAGGCCGCGCTCTGGCGCGCGCTGCTCGCGGAGCTGTCCGACAGCGGGATGCCGCCCGCGCACCGGTTCCTGCGCGAGGCCGGCACGTTCGATCCCGGCGTGATCGCGCACGCGCAAGCGAAGTGGCCGGATGCGGTCAGCGTGTTCGCGCTGCCGACGATGCCGCCGCTGCACATCGCGCTGCTGCGCGAACTGTCGCGCTGGATCGACGTGCGCATCTACGCGCTCAATCCGTGCCGCGAGTTCTGGTTCGACATCGTCACGGCCGCGCGCGTCGAGTCGCTCGACGCGGCGGACCAGCTCGACTATCAGCAAGTCGGTCACCCGCTCCTCGCCGAATGGGGCAGGCAGACGCAGGCGCAATTGCACATGCTGCACGAGCTGACCGAGAGCGCGGCGGCGAGCGATGCGTCGCGCTACGCGGAGAATCCCGCGCCGACGTGGCTCGCGCGCGTGCAGAACGCAATTCTCGATCTGCAGCCGGAGGATGCGCTCGGCGCGCCGCTCGCCGAGCGCGGCGTCGAAGTTCACGTGTGCCACAGCCTCGCGCGCCAGCTCGAGGTGCTGCACGACCGCCTCCTCGCGTGGTTCGACGCGGACCCGAGCCTCGCGCCGTCGGACGTGCTCGTCGCGATGCCGGATCTCGCGGCGGCGGGGCCGCTCATCGACGCCGTGTTCGGCACGTCGTCGGGCGCCGACGCCGCGCGCATCCCGTACCGGATCACCGGCCTGCCGCCATCGCACGCGAATCCCGTCGCACGCGTGCTGCTCGACTGGCTCGCGCTGCCCGAGCGCAACGTCGGCGCGCCGGAGTTGGTCGAGTGGCTGCGCGCCGACGCGATCGCCGCGCGCTACGGGATTGACGCGACGGCGCTCGAAACCGTGCAGACGTGGCTCGCCGCGTCGGGCGCGCGGCGCGGGCTCGCGCCCGACGCGGTCGAGCCGCCGAACGCCGCCGTGCCCGCGCCGCGCCACACGTTCGCCGATGCGCTCACGCGGCTGTTCCTCGGCTATGCGATGCCCGACGGCGCGGCGCCCGTCTCGACCTGGCTGCCGATCGCGGGCGCGGAGGGCGGCGAGGCCGAGCTGCTCGGCAGGCTCGCGCGCTTCACCGACGATCTCGACGGTTTCGCGCAACGCATCGCCCGCGACTTGACGCCGCAAGACTGGGGCGACGTGTTCGCCGATGCGCTCGCGCGCTTCTTCGATTCGGGCCCGGCGTTCGCCGACGCGCTGTCCGGCGTGCGCGACGCGCTCGACGCGATGCTCGCCGCGATGGCGGAAGGCGCGGGCCGCGCCGAATTGCCGGCCGCCGTCGTGCGCGCGGGCCTCGCGGCCGCGCTCGACGATCCGGCGCGCGGCGGCGTGCCGTGGGGCGGCGTCACGTTCTCGTCGCTCACGAGCCTGCGCGGGCTGCCGTATCGCATCGTGTGCCTGATCGGGATGGACGACGGCGTGCTGCCGAGCCTCGCGCGCGCGGACGAATTCGACCTGATGGCCGTGTTCGCGAAGCTCGGCGACCGCCAGCGGCGCGACGACGAGCGCAATCTGTTCCTCGACCTGCTGCTCGCCGCGCGCGATCGCCTGCTGATCGCGTACACGGGCCGCAGCATCCGCGACAACGCGCCGTTGCCGCCCGCGGCGCTCGTCGACGAACTGCTCGACCATCTGGCGACGGTGTCCGCCGGGCCCGACGCGTCACCCGACGCGGTCGACGCCGCGCGCCGCGCGTTCGTGATCGAGCATCCGCTGCAACCATTCTCGGCCGATTACTTCGCGCCGGGCGGCGCGCTTTTCACGTACGACGCGTCGCGTGCGGCACTCGCGCGCCTGCTCGCCGAAGGCGGGCGGGCGCAGGCGCTCCCGTTCTTTTCGGAACCGCTGCCCGCCGAGCCGGCGGAGCCCGTCGCTTTCGCGGATTTCGAGCGCTTCTGGCGCCACCCGGCGCGCTCGCTGCTGCGCGCGCGGCTCGGCATCGTGCTGTGGGATGCGCAGGCGGAGCTCGTCGATACCGAGCCGTTCGAGCTCGATTACGCGGGCAGCGACGCGCTCGCCGGGCGCGTGCTCCCGCTTCTGATCGAGACGGCCGATGCGGGCGCGTTCGAGCATGCGCTGCGCGTCGCCGATGCAAGCCCCGAGGTGCCCGGCGGCGCGACGGGCGCGGTGCGGCGCGACCATGAGCTCGACGCGCTCGCGCAGCTCGCGGGCAACGTGCGGCGCGCGCTCGCCGACGGCGCGGCGCGCGTGCCGTTCGCGCTCGACGTCGCGCCCGCGTGGCCTGCGGCGGGCGACGCGCCGTGGTTCGGCGAGCATGACGCCGCGCTTGCGTCGGCCGCGACGCGCGAGCCATTGCGCCTGCACGGCGCGCTCGCGCGGCTGACGGCGGCGGGCCAGGTGATCTACCGCTATGCGCGGCCGGGTGCGCGCGACTATCTATCGGCGTGGCTCGCGCATCTCGTCTATTGCGCGATCGATCCCGCCGGGCCGCGCCGTACGCTGTGGTTCGGCTGCGGCGACACGTTCGAATTCGCGCCCGTCGCCGCGCCGCTCGAGCAGCTCGCGCCGCTCGCCGCGCTGTTTCGCGCGGGACGCCGGATGCCGCTCGCGTTTTTCCCGAGGAGCGCGTGGGCCCTCGTGTCGGAGAGCGAATCGAAGGCGGCGGGCGTGTGGATCAACGATCGCGTCGCGGGCGAGGCCGACGATGCGGCGCTCGCGCTCGCGTGGCGCGGCGCGAATCCTTCGCTCGACGAGCCGTTCGGCGCGCTCGCGCATCTCGTGTTCGATCCGCTCGTCGAGCATCTGCGGAGGGCGTCATGA